TGAACAAGAGCGTGCCGACCGTAAACGTTATCCAGCTGTTAATCCTTTCGATTCGTATTCTAAGTATTTAGAATATCCCGAATTTAAGGAGTATATTTCAAATGTTATCTCTGACGATTGGATTGAAAAGGTAAACGAAATAAAAACGCGCCTTCAGCGTGGTAAAGAAATTGCTGAACAAATTAATATCTTAGGCGATGATGGTGTGCCTGTAGATTACCATATAACTTTCTGGAAGTCTGAACTAATAGATTATGTAATTCTTCAACAAGATGCTTACGATAAGGTTGATGCCGTTACTCCTATTGAGCGACAGAAATATATGCTTGATCTTGTAGTGGCTCTTTGTCGAAAAAAATATGAGTTTAATGACTTTGTAGAGGTAATGGATTATTTCAAAAAGCTTATAAACATACTTCGACAAATGAATTATTCAGATTTTAAGTCTGATTCGTTTAACAATTACCAACAACAGATAGATATATTATGACAACAACAAAAGCATTCCAAAAAGTATATACACGTATTACACAGATTACAAAAGCGACTTGTTCGCTTAATGCTTCTGGTGTAGGTAATGATGAGCTTGCTCTGATAAATGGGAAGCTTGCTCAGGTAGTAAAAATAACAGGAGAGGAGATAACTCTTCAAGTATTTGGAGGTACAGAAGGAATCCCAACCGATGCTGAGGTAGTGTTTCTTGGTAAATCGCCATCGCTTAAGGTAGGCGAACAATTAGTGGGTCGCTTCTTTAATGCTTATGGCGAACCTATTGATGGAGGTTCTATTCCTGAAGGTAAAGAAGTTGAACTGGGTGGTCCGTCGGTTAATCCTGTTAGACGTAAGCAGCCTTCCGAACTTATTGCTACAGGTATTGCTGGTATAGACCTTAATAATACTTTAGTTTCGGGACAGAAAATACCTTTCTTTGCCGACCCCGACCAACCTTACAATCAGGTAATGGCGAGTGTTGCTCTTCGTGCCGAAACTGATAAGATTATATTGGGAGGTATGGGGCTTACAAACGATGATTACTTATACTTCAAAAATGTATTCTCTAATGCTGGAGCTTTAGATCGTATAGTTAGTTTCGTTAATACTGCCGAAAATCCGGCAGTAGAGCGTTTGCTTATTCCTGATATGGCTCTAACAGCGGCTGAGTATTTTGCTGTTGAAAAGAATGAGAAAGTTCTTGTACTTCTAACGGATATGTCGGCTTATGCCGATGCTCTTGCAATAGTTTCTAATCGTATGGATCAGATACCATCTAAAGACTCTATGCCAGGTTCTTTGTATTCAGATCTTGCTAAGATATACGAAAAGGCTGTGCAGTTTCCCGAAGGAGGTTCTATTACAATCATTGCTGTAACAACTCTTTCGGGAGGAGATATAACTCATTCGGTTCCCGATAATACTGGTTATATAACCGAAGGACAACTTTATCTGCGAAAAGATACGGATACAGGAAAGGTTATCATAGATCCTTTTCGTTCTCTTTCTCGTCTTAAGCAATTAGTTATAGGGAAAAAGACAAGAGAAGACCACCCTCAGCTAATGAATGCGGCAGTACGTCTTTATTCTGACGCATCTAATGCAAAAACTAAAATGGAGAATGGCTTTGATCTTACAGATTATGATGAACGTACTCTACGTTTTGCTCGAGATTATGTTACTAAGATACTTTCTATAGATGTAAATCTTAATACAACACAGATGCTTGATGTTACTTGGAAGTTACTTTCTGATAATTTTACTCCCGAAGAGGTGAGTATTAAGAAAGAACTTATAGATAAATATTGGAATAAATAAATCGAATATGATTAAGTTTCAGTACAATAAAACCTCTTTGCAGCAATTAGACAAGCAACTGTCTATGCGGTTGCGCACTTTGCCTACAATAAAAAGCAAAGAAAGCGCATTGCGTGTCGAGGTTAAACATTCTAAAGATGAAATAGCTCGATTAGATATTGAACTCGAAAGACAAATAACTGTCTACAATTCTATGTCGGCTCTTTGGAATGAGTTTGACGCTTCGCTTGTTTCGGTTAAAGATGTTAATCTAAACACTCGTAAAATAGCTGGTGTTAGAGTTCCAGTATTAGAAAGTACAGAGTTTGAAGTACGTCCTTATAGTTTATTTAGTAGTCCTAAATGGTATGCCGATGGTATTGCTCTTATACAGAAAGTAGCAGAAGTAGGTATTCGTCGTGAGTTTTGTAAAAGCAAATTAGAATTGTTGGAGCAAGCTCGCAAGAAAACAACACAGAAGGTAAACTTATTCGAAAAGGTTCAGATACCCGGCTATGAAGATGCTATTCGTAAGATAAAGCGATTTATGGAAGATGAAGAAAATCTATCTAAATCATCTCAAAAAATAATGAGAGCCAATCAAGCACGTAAACAAAAACTTAAGGAGGAAAGCTTATGATAGAGAAGATGAAAAAATATTCGTTCTTGATTTATTATAAAGATTATGATAGTTTTCTCGAAAAACTACGTTCGTTAGGTGTAGTTCACGTAATAGAAACAGATAAAGGAGTGTTAGCCGACGATGTTGTGTTGCAAGAACAGATGCTTGAAGCTCGTCGTGTGAAGTCTATTATATCCGATTTATGTAAACGTACAGTTAAGAGTTCGGCTGATTTAAGTATTAAAGAATCTGGTTCGCAAATCCTTACAGAAATCGAACAGCTTAAAGAAAAAAGAGAAAAGATTCTTGCGGCACTTGAACTGTCTCGTAAAGAATTGGAACGAATGGCAGTATGGGGAGATTTCGACTTTACTCTTATTGATAAAATAAAGAATAACGGTTATTATCTCGAATTTTATTCTTGTCCAGCAAGTAAATACAAAAAAGAGTGGGAGAGTAGTTACAATGCAATAGTTTGTAAACAAAAGGGAGGCTATATCTATTTTGTAACATTAACTAAAGAGGCTATAAGTGACGAAGTAGAAGCCGATAAAGTTAAGCTTGCTCAATATTCTTACACAGAATTACTACAACAACAAGATGAATTGAATGGAGAGTTGCTTAAGTGCGATTTACACTTAGACAGTTATGCAGCAACATCTATCTCTGCTCTTAAAAAATATCAAGGTAATATTTACAACGATATAGATTTGAGTAAAGTAAAACTTAGTACATCTTCCGAAGTAGATAATAAAGTAATGTTTCTCGAAGGTTGGGTGCCTGTAGCTCAAGAAGAAGGCTTGCTTACAATGCTTAAAGAAGATAATGTTTTATATCAGATGGCAGAGCCTACACAAAGCGACAACGTACCTATATTGCTTCGTAATAATAAGTTTGCACAAATGTTTGAGGCTATAGGAGAAATGTATTCGCTACCCAATTACAATGGTTGGGATATGACTATACTTTGGGCTCCATTCTATACTATATTTTTTGGTATATGTTTAGGAGATGCAGGTTACGGCTTACTGTTAACTCTTGTGTCTTTAATAATGTTAAGAAGGGTAGCCGATAATTACAAATCGTTTGCTCGTTTAGGCTTATGTCTTGGTATTAGTACTATTATATTTGGTACTCTTTGTGGAACCTTTTTTGGGGTTGAACTTATGAATGTAAATATACCAATACTCAACGGACTAAAAACGGTTATGATAGATTCTAATCAACTCTTTACGCTTTCGCTTGTGCTTGGAGCTATACAGCTTTCGTTTGCTATGATAGTAAAAGGTATTAAAGAAACAATCCTTAAAGGGTTTCGTTACTCGCTCGACACTTGGGGCTGGTTGATGTGTTTGTTGGGAAATGGGATAACCTTTGCTTTAAGTAACACGGAAACTATTTCTACAGAAATAGCTACACCTATATATATAGGTGTAAATATTATAGCTTTCACTTGTATGTTGTTGTTAAACAACCCCGAACAAAACATATTAAAGAATATAGGAGGAGGCTTATGGGGATTGTATAATAAACTTACAGGTATTCTTGGCGATATATTATCATACATTCGTCTGTTTGCTTTAGGTATTTCTGGAGCTGTAATGGGGTTGGTGTTCAACCAACTTGCTATAAGTATAAGTGCTGATGTGGGAGTGCCTGTAGTAAGCCAGATTATATTGGTGCTAATACTACTTATTGGGCACGCTATGAATATATTTATCTCAGGCTTGAGTGCTTTTGTACACCCAATGCGATTAACCTTTGTTGAGTTTTACAACAATGCAGGGTTTGAGAGTGGAGGTAAGAAATATATTCCTTTTAAGAATAATAAATGATTAACAATTAATAAATAAAACAATTATGGAACCAATTATTTTAGCGTACATTGGAGTAGGGTTAATGCTTGCCCTTTCAGGTATTGGTAGTGTGTATGGAGTAACAATTTCGGGAAACGCATCAGTTGGTGCGTTGAAGAAAGACCCCGACAAGTTTGGTAACTATATGGTGTTGTCGGCATTGTCGGGAACTCAAGGCTTGTACGGATTTCTTGGTTACTTTCTTTTGTCGGGATATTTAACTCCTGATATTAGTATGTATCAAGCAGCCGCTATATTCGGCGTAACGATTGCTTTGGGTTTGGCTTGTTTGTTCTCGGCTTTTCGTCAAGGACAGATATGTGCAAACGGTATTGCAGGTATAGCTTCGGGACACGACCTGTTTGGTAAAACTATGATATTAGCAGTGTTTGCCGAACTTTATGCCATTATTGCTTTAGCTGCTTTGTTTTTAGTAGGACAAACACTTTAGTTTAATCTTAAAGTATCGAGGCTAACCAATTTTTACAACACATAACTTATATTCATCAAAAAGATTGTATCTTTGCCTAACACAACAAATTTCATTATGAAAACAAAGCAAGATATAGTCAAGAATTGGTTGCCTCGATACACTAAGCGATGCTTGGAAGACTTTTCGGAGTATATACTTCTAACAAACTTTAGTAAGTATGTCGAGATATTCGCAAACTATTATGGTGTAGATATTGAAGGGAAAGATTCTAATATGCCTAACGCTTCGGCTAAAGGTATAACAATAATAAATTTCGGTATGGGTTCGGCTAATGCTGCTACTATTATGGATTTGTTGAGCGCAATAAAACCTAAAGCCGTTCTGTTTCTTGGTAAGTGTGGCGGACTCAAAAGCAATAATTCGGTAGGAGATTATATTCTTCCGATAGCAGCCATAAGGGGAGAGGGAACTTCTGATGATTATTTCCCTCCTGAAGTGCCATCGCTTCCCGCTTTTAGTTTGTTGCGTGCTGCATCAACTACTATAAGAGATATAAACAGAGATTACTGGACGGGAACTGTATATACAACCAATCGAAGAGTGTGGGAACATAACGATGAGTTTAAGGATTACTTAAAGTCGATAAGAGCCATAGGTGTTGATATGGAGACTGCTACTTTGTTTACCGTAGGTTTTGCTAATCATATTCCAACAGGAGCAGTTTTGTTGGTTAGCGACCAACCAATGATTTCGGAAGGAATAAAAACCGAAAAGAGTGATGAACTTGTTACTCAAAATTATGTGGAAGAACACGTGATGGTTGGGATTAAAACGCTTGAAACGATAATAGAAAATAAAGAAACAATAAAACACTTACGTTTCGATTGGTAATTATGGCAAAAAATTTCACATATCAAGAAATAATAAGAGATATAAAGCAAAAGAAGTTCGCTCCTGTTTATCTGCTTCAAGGAGATGAAAGTTATTATATAGACGAAATTACAAATGCTATAGTAGAAAATGCTTTAGAAGAATCGGAGCGAGATTTTAATCAAACTATTGTTTATGGCTTAGAAACCGATGTTGCCACTATTATAGGGGCTTGTCGTCGTTATCCTATGATGTCTGAACGTCAACTTGTGATAGTTAAAGAGGCAAAGAGTCTTAAAAATATCGACGAGTTGGTTCATTATGTAACTAAGCCTCTTGCCACAACAATACTTGTAATAGCTCATAAACACGGTAAGCTCGACGGTCGTAAAAAGTTAGCTGGCGAAATAGCAAAGATTGGTGTGTCTTTCGAGTCTAAGAAATTATATGACAATAAAGTACCCGACTTTATTGTTTCTTATCTAAAAGATAAAAATATAGGTATTCCTATTCAAGAAGCACAAATGCTTACCGATTACTTAGGGGCTGACCTTAGTAAAATAGTTAATGAGTTAGATAAACTGTGTATAGCTATTCCTGAGGGAACAACACGTATAACCGCCGACCTTATAGAGAGTAATATAGGTATAAGTAAGGAGTTTAATAATTACGAACTTCAGAAGGCTGTAGCTAATAAAGATTTCTTGAAGGCTCAACGTATTGCTAAATACTTTGAAGAAAACCAAAAGAACAATCCATTTTTAAGAACATTACTTGTATTGTTTGGCTTTTTCACCAATCTAATGATTTGTCAGTTTGAGAAAGATCAATCGAAGGCTAACCTGATGAATAAGCTTGGCGTTAAATGGGATATGCAAATAGTAGACTACCTTTCTGCTATGCGTAATTACAAACCTACAAAAACAATGAATAATATTGCTATTATACGAGAGTACGATGCTAAGGCTAAAGGCTTTGGTAATAGCAGCACACCTCCAGGAAAACTTCTTATTGAGTTGTTGTATAAGTTAATGCACTAAACTACAGTATAATATTAAGGCTCTTTATTTCAGCTCTAAGTGCTTTGGCATTGCCGTTGGTATATTTATTTAGAAGATTCCAAAAGGCAGTACTATGATTCATCTCTATTGTGTGGCAAAGTTCGTGCAGTATAAC
The sequence above is drawn from the Dysgonomonadaceae bacterium PH5-43 genome and encodes:
- a CDS encoding V/A-type H+-transporting ATPase subunit B (product_source=KO:K02118; cath_funfam=3.40.50.300; cog=COG1156; ko=KO:K02118; pfam=PF00006,PF02874; superfamily=52540), which produces MTTTKAFQKVYTRITQITKATCSLNASGVGNDELALINGKLAQVVKITGEEITLQVFGGTEGIPTDAEVVFLGKSPSLKVGEQLVGRFFNAYGEPIDGGSIPEGKEVELGGPSVNPVRRKQPSELIATGIAGIDLNNTLVSGQKIPFFADPDQPYNQVMASVALRAETDKIILGGMGLTNDDYLYFKNVFSNAGALDRIVSFVNTAENPAVERLLIPDMALTAAEYFAVEKNEKVLVLLTDMSAYADALAIVSNRMDQIPSKDSMPGSLYSDLAKIYEKAVQFPEGGSITIIAVTTLSGGDITHSVPDNTGYITEGQLYLRKDTDTGKVIIDPFRSLSRLKQLVIGKKTREDHPQLMNAAVRLYSDASNAKTKMENGFDLTDYDERTLRFARDYVTKILSIDVNLNTTQMLDVTWKLLSDNFTPEEVSIKKELIDKYWNK
- a CDS encoding V/A-type H+-transporting ATPase subunit D (product_source=KO:K02120; cath_funfam=3.30.450.40; cog=COG1394; ko=KO:K02120; pfam=PF01813; superfamily=140566), which codes for MIKFQYNKTSLQQLDKQLSMRLRTLPTIKSKESALRVEVKHSKDEIARLDIELERQITVYNSMSALWNEFDASLVSVKDVNLNTRKIAGVRVPVLESTEFEVRPYSLFSSPKWYADGIALIQKVAEVGIRREFCKSKLELLEQARKKTTQKVNLFEKVQIPGYEDAIRKIKRFMEDEENLSKSSQKIMRANQARKQKLKEESL
- a CDS encoding V/A-type H+-transporting ATPase subunit I (product_source=KO:K02123; cath_funfam=1.20.58.60; cog=COG1269; ko=KO:K02123; pfam=PF01496; superfamily=75704; transmembrane_helix_parts=Outside_1_323,TMhelix_324_346,Inside_347_357,TMhelix_358_380,Outside_381_399,TMhelix_400_422,Inside_423_433,TMhelix_434_456,Outside_457_465,TMhelix_466_485,Inside_486_516,TMhelix_517_539,Outside_540_553,TMhelix_554_576,Inside_577_606), whose amino-acid sequence is MIEKMKKYSFLIYYKDYDSFLEKLRSLGVVHVIETDKGVLADDVVLQEQMLEARRVKSIISDLCKRTVKSSADLSIKESGSQILTEIEQLKEKREKILAALELSRKELERMAVWGDFDFTLIDKIKNNGYYLEFYSCPASKYKKEWESSYNAIVCKQKGGYIYFVTLTKEAISDEVEADKVKLAQYSYTELLQQQDELNGELLKCDLHLDSYAATSISALKKYQGNIYNDIDLSKVKLSTSSEVDNKVMFLEGWVPVAQEEGLLTMLKEDNVLYQMAEPTQSDNVPILLRNNKFAQMFEAIGEMYSLPNYNGWDMTILWAPFYTIFFGICLGDAGYGLLLTLVSLIMLRRVADNYKSFARLGLCLGISTIIFGTLCGTFFGVELMNVNIPILNGLKTVMIDSNQLFTLSLVLGAIQLSFAMIVKGIKETILKGFRYSLDTWGWLMCLLGNGITFALSNTETISTEIATPIYIGVNIIAFTCMLLLNNPEQNILKNIGGGLWGLYNKLTGILGDILSYIRLFALGISGAVMGLVFNQLAISISADVGVPVVSQIILVLILLIGHAMNIFISGLSAFVHPMRLTFVEFYNNAGFESGGKKYIPFKNNK
- a CDS encoding V/A-type H+-transporting ATPase subunit K (product_source=KO:K02124; cath_funfam=1.20.120.610; cog=COG0636; ko=KO:K02124; pfam=PF00137; superfamily=81333; transmembrane_helix_parts=Outside_1_3,TMhelix_4_26,Inside_27_45,TMhelix_46_68,Outside_69_77,TMhelix_78_100,Inside_101_124,TMhelix_125_147,Outside_148_148), translating into MEPIILAYIGVGLMLALSGIGSVYGVTISGNASVGALKKDPDKFGNYMVLSALSGTQGLYGFLGYFLLSGYLTPDISMYQAAAIFGVTIALGLACLFSAFRQGQICANGIAGIASGHDLFGKTMILAVFAELYAIIALAALFLVGQTL
- a CDS encoding AMP nucleosidase (product_source=KO:K01241; cath_funfam=3.40.50.1580; cog=COG0775; ko=KO:K01241; pfam=PF01048; superfamily=53167; tigrfam=TIGR01721), which encodes MPNTTNFIMKTKQDIVKNWLPRYTKRCLEDFSEYILLTNFSKYVEIFANYYGVDIEGKDSNMPNASAKGITIINFGMGSANAATIMDLLSAIKPKAVLFLGKCGGLKSNNSVGDYILPIAAIRGEGTSDDYFPPEVPSLPAFSLLRAASTTIRDINRDYWTGTVYTTNRRVWEHNDEFKDYLKSIRAIGVDMETATLFTVGFANHIPTGAVLLVSDQPMISEGIKTEKSDELVTQNYVEEHVMVGIKTLETIIENKETIKHLRFDW
- a CDS encoding DNA polymerase-3 subunit delta (product_source=KO:K02340; cath_funfam=3.40.50.300; cog=COG1466; ko=KO:K02340; pfam=PF06144; superfamily=48019,52540; tigrfam=TIGR01128), translating into MAKNFTYQEIIRDIKQKKFAPVYLLQGDESYYIDEITNAIVENALEESERDFNQTIVYGLETDVATIIGACRRYPMMSERQLVIVKEAKSLKNIDELVHYVTKPLATTILVIAHKHGKLDGRKKLAGEIAKIGVSFESKKLYDNKVPDFIVSYLKDKNIGIPIQEAQMLTDYLGADLSKIVNELDKLCIAIPEGTTRITADLIESNIGISKEFNNYELQKAVANKDFLKAQRIAKYFEENQKNNPFLRTLLVLFGFFTNLMICQFEKDQSKANLMNKLGVKWDMQIVDYLSAMRNYKPTKTMNNIAIIREYDAKAKGFGNSSTPPGKLLIELLYKLMH